The following proteins are co-located in the Polystyrenella longa genome:
- a CDS encoding TrmH family RNA methyltransferase: MPPPAYNLPMTESFLNDLDDPRLEPYRDLKLTNQSRRQEIFVAEGRFVVERLLQSDFPIESVLVSEKKRHLFPEEYLDRVSLMVLPHELMQSLVGFDFHHGFLACGLRKQEQKLAEPEPGRRSLLLACPHIADPDNLGTMIRLARAFGADALLVGDQCTDPFSRRSIRVSMGNIFSLPIIQPADLQETLKGLKTEWEYEVAATVLDDRAEPLMEESRAERLILIFGNEATGLDPRWLEIADRQVTIPMDEGTDSLNVALSAGIFLYHYTRVAR; this comes from the coding sequence ATGCCCCCCCCCGCTTATAACCTTCCCATGACTGAGTCTTTTCTAAATGATCTCGATGATCCACGCTTGGAGCCGTATCGAGATCTGAAACTGACCAACCAGTCTCGCCGCCAGGAAATATTCGTCGCCGAAGGCCGGTTTGTCGTGGAGCGTTTGCTGCAGTCCGACTTCCCAATCGAGTCGGTGCTCGTCAGCGAGAAAAAACGGCATCTCTTCCCGGAAGAATATCTTGATCGCGTTTCACTGATGGTGCTCCCTCACGAATTGATGCAATCGTTGGTGGGGTTCGACTTTCATCATGGTTTTCTGGCTTGCGGACTTCGTAAACAGGAACAGAAACTAGCAGAGCCTGAACCAGGACGCCGCAGTTTGCTTCTCGCATGTCCTCATATTGCAGACCCGGATAACCTGGGGACGATGATTCGTTTAGCTCGCGCTTTTGGTGCGGATGCCTTGCTGGTGGGGGACCAGTGTACGGATCCTTTTTCCAGACGTTCCATTCGCGTCTCGATGGGAAATATCTTTTCCCTGCCCATCATCCAACCTGCCGATCTTCAGGAGACGTTAAAAGGGTTGAAAACCGAGTGGGAATATGAAGTCGCCGCAACCGTTTTGGATGATCGCGCTGAGCCTCTGATGGAGGAATCTCGTGCAGAACGATTGATTCTGATATTTGGAAATGAAGCGACTGGTCTCGATCCACGCTGGCTGGAAATCGCGGATCGGCAAGTGACGATCCCAATGGATGAAGGAACCGATTCCCTGAATGTGGC
- the asnB gene encoding asparagine synthase (glutamine-hydrolyzing): MCGILGLVAAPGKTVAIDLTTLNRMRDSMTVRGPDDAGSYFKRNIAFGHRRLAIRDRDGGTQPWVDDQEQQVLVYNGEIYNDGDLRKELEAVGHQFYTRCDTEVLAHAYQEWGVETLAKLNGDFAFGLYDFTKDELLLARDRCGVKPLFFTQIEGSLLFASSIAAIVAHPRFSAEPNPVALSHYLTTFRLTLGRETMYKGIWQLMPGEYLQFDGERVRIESYWDYPLQEQSSMRYLDAVDELEELLDLAISDRLVSDVPVGLFLSGGVDSSTLACMLHRQGGKSMRSECGGSLDPQTEDFQYARQCADFVGFEHGEVKVSADDYLRDWEYLIGEQGLPLSTPTDVIIYRLARELKKSVGVALGGEGADELFCGYATQHWSANDFVRANRLQQNTNDIHAPNSSNFLQSMQRQYGRVEFQSETDHYLALNSLIPMQVKPALLQPDIWQAAAQDQVMVDHYHGQLEQWGDLPTRRKYAMLLHRVNLESLLYRLDSATMQASLEARVPFTDVRLLEQGFRVPQRYKIDVAHGKKIPHLASAELDQQNYLQSKRILRTVAGRMMPAELAERRKASFPTSVQSWLGGPWAKWAGQKLLQSPFANELFQPSALAEISAQPQQVGMWLWPMLNLSMWGDKHLA; this comes from the coding sequence ATGTGTGGCATACTGGGGTTGGTCGCGGCACCGGGTAAAACGGTGGCGATTGATCTGACAACATTAAATCGCATGCGAGACAGTATGACTGTTCGCGGTCCGGACGATGCCGGAAGCTATTTCAAACGAAATATCGCATTCGGCCACCGGCGTCTGGCGATACGTGATCGTGACGGCGGCACACAACCTTGGGTAGACGACCAGGAACAACAAGTCCTTGTTTACAATGGCGAGATCTACAACGACGGCGACCTTCGTAAAGAACTCGAAGCGGTCGGGCATCAATTCTATACTCGCTGCGATACCGAAGTTCTGGCTCATGCTTATCAGGAGTGGGGTGTTGAGACGCTGGCGAAACTGAACGGTGATTTTGCGTTTGGTTTGTATGACTTCACTAAAGACGAACTGTTGCTCGCCCGCGACCGATGTGGTGTGAAACCGTTGTTCTTCACGCAGATCGAAGGTTCTCTGCTCTTTGCCAGTTCGATTGCCGCAATCGTCGCTCATCCCCGTTTCAGTGCTGAACCGAATCCGGTTGCACTCAGTCATTATCTGACGACCTTCCGACTGACTCTCGGCAGGGAGACTATGTACAAAGGGATCTGGCAGTTAATGCCAGGTGAGTATCTGCAATTCGATGGGGAACGAGTGCGAATTGAATCGTACTGGGATTATCCCCTGCAAGAACAATCGTCGATGCGATACCTCGATGCCGTTGATGAACTGGAAGAACTGCTCGATCTGGCCATCAGTGACCGACTGGTGAGCGATGTTCCGGTTGGGCTGTTTCTCAGTGGCGGTGTCGATTCCAGTACGCTTGCCTGTATGCTTCATCGGCAGGGGGGTAAATCGATGCGAAGCGAATGTGGTGGTTCGCTCGACCCTCAAACGGAAGACTTTCAATACGCGCGTCAATGTGCTGACTTCGTCGGGTTTGAACATGGTGAAGTGAAAGTGTCGGCAGACGATTACTTGCGTGATTGGGAATACCTGATTGGCGAACAGGGCCTGCCTCTTTCTACACCCACAGACGTGATTATCTACCGACTCGCCCGCGAGTTGAAAAAATCAGTGGGAGTCGCATTGGGGGGCGAAGGGGCTGATGAGCTGTTTTGTGGATACGCCACACAGCATTGGTCTGCTAACGACTTCGTCCGTGCCAACCGGTTACAGCAGAATACGAACGACATTCATGCACCCAACTCGTCTAACTTCCTGCAAAGTATGCAGCGGCAATACGGACGTGTAGAGTTTCAGTCCGAGACCGATCATTACCTCGCACTCAACAGCTTGATTCCCATGCAGGTGAAGCCCGCTTTATTGCAACCCGACATCTGGCAGGCAGCGGCACAGGATCAGGTGATGGTCGATCATTATCATGGTCAGTTAGAACAGTGGGGTGACTTGCCCACGCGTCGCAAGTACGCCATGTTGCTCCATCGTGTTAATCTGGAATCACTTCTCTATCGGTTGGACTCGGCTACCATGCAGGCCAGCCTCGAGGCCAGGGTTCCCTTTACAGATGTCCGACTGCTGGAGCAGGGGTTCCGGGTTCCGCAGCGATATAAAATTGATGTCGCTCATGGAAAGAAAATTCCGCATCTCGCTTCGGCTGAACTCGATCAGCAAAACTATCTGCAATCCAAACGAATTCTGAGAACGGTCGCCGGCCGCATGATGCCAGCGGAACTAGCCGAACGGAGGAAAGCGTCATTTCCCACGTCGGTACAAAGTTGGTTGGGAGGGCCTTGGGCGAAGTGGGCTGGACAGAAACTGCTGCAGAGCCCCTTTGCTAATGAACTGTTTCAACCTTCTGCCCTTGCGGAAATCAGCGCGCAACCTCAACAAGTCGGAATGTGGTTATGGCCGATGTTGAATCTCTCCATGTGGGGCGACAAACATCTGGCTTAG
- a CDS encoding ammonium transporter, whose product MTSTSIAYAQDETAETEAPAETPTEEAEEEALPTPSTEIQYAFDNFVLFLCAVMVFLMQAGFAMVESGFNSSKNSVNILFKNSMDVCVGVLLYWFVGYGIMYPGDFNGYFGFAGVGVAETTTDAGAGNLNPQVDFFFQAVFAATAATIVSGAVAGRMKFNGYIVYSALLTAFIYPLSGSWKWGGGWLDAMGFYDFAGSIVVHAVGGFAGLAAAIVLGPRLGKYGADGKPQPMPGHSLPLAALGVFILWFGWYGFNPGSQLAFSDKANIDATMLIATNTTLAAAAGGLAATILSWIMFSKPDLSMALNGILAGLVGITANCDSVTNVEGMIIGAVAGVIVVLAIVALDKLRIDDPVGAFPVHGACGVWGGIATGIFGDYDLGVQVLGSVVIPVYAFLSMLVLFLILKAIGMLRVSPEEEEKGLDISEHGMSAYTH is encoded by the coding sequence ATGACGAGCACGTCAATTGCGTACGCACAAGACGAAACAGCCGAGACGGAAGCTCCGGCAGAAACTCCCACGGAAGAAGCCGAAGAAGAAGCATTACCTACTCCCAGTACCGAGATTCAGTACGCCTTCGACAACTTCGTGTTGTTCCTATGTGCGGTGATGGTTTTCCTGATGCAAGCAGGATTCGCCATGGTCGAATCAGGTTTCAACTCTTCCAAAAACAGTGTCAACATTCTGTTTAAAAACTCAATGGACGTATGCGTCGGCGTGCTGTTGTACTGGTTCGTTGGCTACGGCATTATGTATCCTGGTGACTTCAACGGTTACTTCGGTTTCGCTGGAGTTGGCGTTGCTGAAACAACTACCGATGCCGGAGCGGGAAACCTCAACCCACAGGTTGACTTCTTCTTCCAAGCCGTCTTCGCCGCTACAGCCGCTACCATCGTTTCTGGTGCTGTTGCTGGTCGTATGAAATTCAATGGATACATTGTCTACAGTGCACTTCTGACCGCTTTCATCTACCCTCTCAGCGGTAGCTGGAAATGGGGTGGTGGATGGTTAGACGCGATGGGATTCTATGACTTCGCTGGTTCCATTGTGGTTCACGCCGTCGGTGGATTCGCCGGTCTGGCTGCAGCAATTGTCCTCGGACCACGCTTGGGTAAATATGGAGCGGACGGAAAACCGCAACCCATGCCCGGTCACAGTTTGCCATTGGCCGCGCTGGGTGTCTTCATCCTGTGGTTCGGCTGGTACGGTTTTAATCCTGGTAGTCAGCTCGCGTTCTCTGACAAAGCGAACATTGATGCGACCATGTTGATTGCGACAAATACAACTCTGGCTGCTGCCGCAGGTGGTCTTGCTGCGACAATCCTTTCCTGGATCATGTTCAGCAAACCAGACCTGTCGATGGCTCTCAACGGTATTCTTGCCGGACTCGTCGGAATTACCGCTAACTGTGACAGCGTCACGAACGTAGAAGGAATGATTATCGGTGCTGTCGCCGGTGTCATCGTAGTCCTCGCCATTGTGGCACTCGATAAGTTACGCATCGACGATCCCGTCGGTGCCTTCCCTGTCCACGGGGCCTGTGGTGTCTGGGGTGGTATCGCCACTGGAATCTTCGGCGACTACGATCTGGGAGTTCAAGTCCTGGGATCTGTCGTTATCCCGGTCTACGCTTTTCTCAGCATGTTGGTGCTCTTCCTCATCCTGAAAGCGATCGGAATGCTCCGCGTCTCACCGGAAGAAGAAGAAAAAGGTCTGGACATTTCCGAACACGGAATGTCTGCCTACACCCACTAA